One window from the genome of Pseudomonadota bacterium encodes:
- a CDS encoding DUF2723 domain-containing protein, whose product MKRRAIDALAGGLPLLAYAVTTSAHGYWLDSGEFVAASIDLGIAHPPGQPLTALVGRVFCMLPVGPLAFRVALASAFMAALAALVLRRTIEATLHSVGLHSRRLTLPLSLGAAWSAAFAPGFWLQAVRPEVYALQAALGCLALERLTRLHSRWPTRDLRALSSATFALGLGLANHHLLGLVVACAALPMILAVARTAGASALLKPASFGLLGLGTYLYLPLRAAAAPTPNLGDPDSIARFAWVVSAQAFRKNTGAGVPQPLWERFADVLVQLGDNMHVACPLALAGIYSLLRMPKTRRLGAIWTTLLIALVAARAWLGFVRSNPDALGYLMLALAGLAAGAAAFVAALLVTLERRKRTRAPSVPTRDPPSKTNTRASLRTTTVCVGLMVVVGVCLIGRGAGRASLRSFDAADAFDDALWRDLPPRALVFAHAPQTIFRLWSLQAEQHARPDALLVPLPFATYPHMAEDLLARAPELRALLRSYLFDGSLEQAGLQSLAALRPVHVEMDVRVPPPLYRTLLPARLYFEVLADGATRADERAAARTQLRYYEQLNRRLEKQRHEPATRALLLWHYYNAALYYAGFGDPASAQAALALALEIEPLERHLRELKRVVDEGQLGNPADLSPFRRLDLRQR is encoded by the coding sequence ATGAAGCGACGCGCGATCGACGCACTGGCGGGCGGGCTCCCGCTGCTCGCCTACGCTGTCACCACATCGGCCCACGGCTACTGGCTCGACTCGGGCGAGTTTGTCGCTGCCTCGATCGATCTCGGCATCGCGCATCCCCCGGGTCAGCCGCTGACCGCCCTGGTCGGCCGCGTCTTTTGCATGTTGCCGGTTGGTCCTCTCGCCTTTCGGGTCGCGCTGGCATCCGCGTTCATGGCCGCGCTGGCCGCGCTTGTGCTCAGACGCACGATCGAGGCCACGCTGCACAGCGTGGGTCTCCACAGCAGGCGGCTGACCCTGCCCTTGAGTCTGGGCGCGGCGTGGAGCGCCGCATTCGCCCCGGGCTTCTGGCTGCAGGCCGTGCGTCCCGAGGTGTACGCCCTTCAGGCAGCGCTCGGTTGCCTCGCGCTCGAGCGCCTTACCCGGCTGCACAGCAGGTGGCCGACGCGCGATCTGAGAGCGCTCTCGAGCGCGACGTTCGCACTGGGACTGGGGCTTGCGAACCACCACCTGCTCGGCCTGGTCGTCGCTTGCGCCGCATTGCCGATGATCCTGGCTGTCGCCCGCACTGCAGGGGCCAGCGCGCTGCTCAAGCCCGCCAGCTTCGGGCTGCTTGGCCTTGGCACGTACCTGTACCTGCCGCTGCGTGCGGCAGCAGCGCCTACACCGAACCTCGGCGACCCGGACAGCATCGCGCGGTTTGCCTGGGTCGTCTCGGCGCAAGCGTTCCGGAAAAACACCGGAGCCGGTGTGCCCCAGCCTCTGTGGGAACGCTTCGCCGACGTGCTCGTACAGCTGGGAGACAACATGCACGTGGCCTGCCCCCTCGCGCTCGCAGGCATCTACAGTTTGCTGCGCATGCCGAAGACCCGCCGGCTGGGCGCGATCTGGACGACGTTGCTGATCGCCCTTGTCGCGGCACGTGCCTGGCTCGGTTTCGTGCGCTCCAACCCGGACGCGCTCGGCTACCTCATGCTGGCACTGGCTGGACTGGCCGCGGGAGCGGCAGCGTTCGTAGCGGCGCTGCTGGTCACGCTCGAGCGGCGAAAGCGCACGCGAGCACCGAGCGTCCCCACGCGCGATCCGCCGTCGAAGACCAACACGCGTGCGTCGCTCCGAACGACAACGGTTTGCGTGGGCCTGATGGTCGTGGTTGGCGTGTGCTTGATCGGGCGCGGCGCCGGCAGGGCGTCGCTGAGGAGCTTCGATGCTGCAGATGCCTTCGATGACGCTTTGTGGCGCGACCTGCCCCCGCGTGCACTGGTGTTCGCTCATGCACCGCAGACGATCTTCCGGCTGTGGAGCCTGCAAGCTGAGCAGCACGCGCGCCCCGACGCGTTGCTCGTACCGCTTCCCTTCGCAACCTATCCCCACATGGCCGAAGACCTGCTGGCACGCGCGCCCGAGCTCAGGGCGTTGCTTCGGAGCTACCTGTTTGACGGGAGCCTCGAGCAGGCCGGCCTTCAGTCGCTCGCCGCGCTGCGCCCGGTTCACGTGGAAATGGATGTGCGCGTCCCGCCGCCACTCTACCGTACGCTGCTGCCGGCTCGACTGTACTTTGAAGTGCTCGCCGACGGCGCAACCCGCGCGGACGAACGCGCGGCGGCCCGCACGCAGCTGCGCTACTACGAGCAGCTCAACCGCCGCCTCGAAAAACAGCGCCACGAGCCTGCCACACGGGCTCTGCTGTTGTGGCACTACTACAATGCAGCGCTCTACTACGCGGGCTTTGGCGACCCTGCTTCCGCACAGGCTGCGCTCGCACTGGCCCTCGAGATCGAGCCTCTGGAGCGTCACCTAAGGGAGCTCAAGCGCGTCGTTGACGAGGGACAGCTCGGTAACCCCGCAGATCTAAGTCCCTTCCGGCGCCTCGACTTGCGTCAGCGTTAG
- a CDS encoding molybdenum cofactor guanylyltransferase, which translates to MTQSKPLPSVVLGVFVGGRSSRMGGRPKGLLRCPSSAEPIVSRWARIAGVLQLRAAMVGDACAYHGVAPELQRLDDEPSGVGPLGGLRALLRYAGPRSVVAVACDMPFVTPELVARLARATSGGAVIAAREQDGRWQGFFACYRAPLVRPVLDQALACGERSLQGLLARTDTRELELTALEREQLRDWDTPADMARQ; encoded by the coding sequence GTGACTCAGTCCAAACCGTTGCCATCGGTCGTGCTCGGGGTGTTCGTTGGTGGTCGCTCGAGCCGTATGGGTGGTCGTCCCAAGGGCTTGTTGCGCTGTCCGTCGAGCGCCGAGCCGATCGTGTCGCGATGGGCGCGCATAGCCGGCGTGTTGCAGCTCCGGGCGGCCATGGTGGGCGACGCCTGCGCCTACCATGGCGTCGCGCCCGAGCTGCAGCGTTTGGACGACGAGCCTTCGGGCGTGGGTCCGCTCGGGGGTCTGCGTGCGCTCTTGCGATACGCGGGTCCACGCAGCGTCGTTGCAGTAGCCTGCGACATGCCCTTCGTGACCCCCGAGCTTGTTGCCAGGCTGGCTCGTGCGACAAGCGGCGGCGCCGTGATCGCTGCCAGGGAGCAGGACGGCCGCTGGCAGGGGTTCTTCGCGTGCTACCGAGCGCCGTTGGTTCGGCCCGTGCTCGACCAGGCGCTCGCCTGCGGGGAGCGCTCCTTGCAGGGTCTGCTTGCGCGAACCGACACCCGAGAGCTCGAGCTGACGGCGCTGGAACGCGAGCAGCTACGCGACTGGGACACACCCGCCGACATGGCACGCCAATGA
- the aspS gene encoding aspartate--tRNA ligase — protein PSRSHPGSFYALAESPQLFKQLLMVSGYERYFQIVKCFRDEDLRLDRQPEFTQIDVEMSFVNEDDIFGAIEGLILRIFREVLDIDLMQSYPEGRFPRMDFAEAMTRFGNDKPDLRFGLEHTDLTDLVIEHGGGGVSFFEPIAGRFQSNTYRRDLPAEIIKALVVPASAGMSRAEGDKLEQFVRQMGATGLARAKVAAGGEWTQSPLAKTVKRPFREAVNSALRAQEGDVVCFQFGPTARVNTIMANLRVHLAKKLELIPASGSGGHWNLTWVVNPPLFEYDDQDKRWVAAHHPFTRPHDADLSKLESDPGTVLCHRYDLVLNGFEIGGGSIRLHDPQVQAKVFAALGIDAEQAERKFGFLLKALQFGAPPHGGIALGLDRIAMLLTETEAIRDVIAFPKTQKGNDLMVGAPDRIDPGQLAELRIATLD, from the coding sequence CCGTCGAGATCGCACCCGGGTAGCTTCTACGCGCTCGCGGAAAGCCCCCAACTGTTCAAGCAGCTTCTGATGGTTTCGGGTTACGAGCGCTACTTTCAGATCGTGAAATGCTTCCGCGACGAGGATCTGCGCCTGGATCGGCAGCCCGAGTTCACCCAAATCGATGTCGAGATGAGCTTCGTGAACGAGGACGATATCTTCGGCGCCATCGAAGGCTTGATACTGCGTATCTTCCGCGAGGTGCTCGATATCGACCTAATGCAAAGCTACCCCGAGGGTCGCTTTCCTCGCATGGACTTCGCTGAAGCGATGACGCGCTTCGGCAACGACAAACCCGATCTACGTTTCGGCCTGGAGCACACCGATCTGACGGATCTCGTCATCGAGCACGGAGGCGGTGGCGTGTCGTTCTTCGAACCGATCGCAGGCAGGTTCCAGAGCAACACCTACCGGCGCGACCTGCCCGCCGAGATCATCAAGGCCTTGGTCGTTCCAGCCAGCGCAGGCATGTCCCGCGCCGAGGGAGACAAGCTCGAGCAATTCGTAAGACAGATGGGTGCGACCGGGCTCGCGCGCGCGAAGGTGGCGGCCGGAGGCGAATGGACCCAGAGCCCGCTCGCCAAGACGGTCAAGCGCCCTTTCCGCGAGGCGGTCAATAGCGCGCTGCGAGCGCAGGAAGGCGACGTCGTCTGTTTTCAGTTCGGACCCACGGCACGGGTCAACACGATCATGGCGAACCTGCGGGTGCACTTGGCCAAGAAACTGGAGCTGATTCCCGCTTCGGGCAGCGGCGGGCACTGGAACCTTACCTGGGTAGTGAACCCGCCCTTGTTCGAGTACGACGATCAAGACAAGCGCTGGGTGGCTGCACACCACCCCTTCACCCGGCCCCACGATGCTGACCTGAGCAAGCTCGAGAGCGACCCGGGTACGGTGCTGTGTCACCGCTACGATCTCGTGCTCAACGGCTTCGAGATCGGCGGAGGCTCGATCCGTTTGCACGATCCGCAAGTGCAAGCGAAGGTGTTCGCCGCCCTGGGCATCGACGCGGAGCAAGCAGAGCGGAAGTTCGGTTTTCTGCTCAAGGCCCTGCAGTTTGGAGCACCACCGCACGGCGGAATCGCCTTGGGCCTCGACCGCATCGCCATGCTGCTCACCGAGACCGAAGCCATCCGCGACGTCATCGCTTTCCCCAAGACCCAAAAGGGAAACGACCTGATGGTGGGAGCGCCCGACCGGATTGACCCGGGTCAGCTGGCCGAGTTGCGCATCGCTACGCTGGACTAG